One genomic region from Robbsia betulipollinis encodes:
- the hpnA gene encoding hopanoid-associated sugar epimerase produces the protein MAAEKILVTGASGFVGAAVARLAQGAGFDVRVMHRSTSPRGNFEGRGYELVEADMRDAPAMERALSGVRYLFHVAADYRLWAPDPQEIVRTNVDGTRTVMEAALRCGVEKIVYTSSVATLRVRGATTPVGENARLDEEEAIGAYKRSKVAAERLVELMIVHQNLPAVIVHPSTPIGPGDIKPTPTGRLIVQAANGKMPAYVDTGLNFVHVDDVANGHLQALQDGPIGEHFILGGDDVPLGELLGSVAEIVGRKPPRIELPRWPLYPLAIAAEAAAKITHREPFVTVDGLNMSKYKMFFSSERAKRELGYTARPYREALADAVAWFRRAGYVR, from the coding sequence ATGGCGGCCGAGAAAATCCTCGTGACCGGGGCGTCGGGGTTCGTTGGCGCCGCGGTTGCCCGGCTGGCGCAGGGGGCCGGCTTCGATGTTCGCGTCATGCACCGCAGCACCAGCCCGCGCGGCAATTTCGAGGGGCGCGGCTACGAACTCGTCGAAGCCGATATGCGCGACGCACCGGCGATGGAGCGTGCGCTGAGCGGCGTACGCTACCTGTTCCACGTCGCGGCCGACTACCGGCTCTGGGCACCGGATCCGCAGGAAATCGTCCGTACCAACGTCGATGGCACGCGTACCGTCATGGAGGCGGCGCTGCGGTGTGGCGTGGAGAAGATCGTCTACACCAGCAGCGTCGCGACCCTGCGCGTGCGCGGGGCCACGACGCCTGTCGGGGAAAACGCACGGCTCGACGAGGAAGAGGCGATCGGCGCATACAAGCGCAGCAAGGTCGCGGCCGAGCGGCTGGTCGAATTGATGATCGTGCATCAAAACCTGCCGGCCGTGATCGTGCACCCCTCGACGCCGATCGGACCGGGCGACATCAAGCCGACGCCGACGGGTCGTCTGATCGTGCAGGCGGCGAACGGCAAGATGCCGGCCTATGTCGATACCGGGTTGAATTTCGTGCATGTCGACGACGTCGCCAATGGCCATTTGCAGGCATTGCAGGACGGTCCGATCGGAGAGCATTTCATTCTTGGCGGCGACGACGTGCCGCTGGGGGAGTTGCTGGGCAGCGTCGCGGAAATCGTCGGACGCAAGCCGCCGCGCATCGAACTGCCGCGCTGGCCGCTGTATCCGCTGGCGATCGCCGCCGAGGCCGCGGCGAAGATCACGCACCGTGAACCGTTCGTGACCGTCGACGGGCTCAATATGTCGAAGTACAAGATGTTCTTTTCGTCGGAGCGGGCGAAACGCGAATTGGGCTATACCGCCCGTCCCTATCGAGAGGCGCTGGCCGATGCGGTGGCGTGGTTCCGTCGGGCGGGATACGTGCGCTGA
- a CDS encoding porin, translating into MKKKTIAALVAGLGLASAAQAQSSVTLYGRLDNGIEYIHGVTNGNGQSANRWRGESGDWGTSMLGFKGTEDLGGGNYALFQLEQGLNTANGTVGGNGGFNRWATVGLKNKDYGTLSAGRMLWISNGVWDFDPFVQEAWSSASLVRGRNWPQTSNNIRYQSPVVGGFDVELRMSLGNQTNFNQGAVGSYGRSTGAQLTYTNSLFQIRGLYDELRDSNGRFSDLFNYSKEYVVAANVFLGSFKLQGAYTHMMAGDVTTAGAATAADHEWLGLTYQVNPVVAVTVGGFHINANGNPAQGGGAATIYEVGGTYNLSKRTFLYLTGAQARNTSNATYGLGANSVGSADNALPGHTQTGFYAGINHTF; encoded by the coding sequence ATGAAAAAGAAAACGATCGCAGCCCTGGTCGCCGGCCTCGGACTCGCCAGCGCGGCGCAGGCACAATCGAGCGTCACGCTCTATGGTCGTCTCGATAACGGTATCGAGTACATTCATGGCGTCACCAACGGCAACGGCCAGTCAGCGAATCGCTGGCGCGGGGAAAGCGGCGACTGGGGCACCAGCATGTTGGGCTTCAAGGGTACCGAGGACCTGGGCGGCGGCAACTATGCGCTGTTCCAGTTGGAGCAGGGCCTGAACACCGCGAACGGCACGGTCGGCGGCAACGGCGGCTTCAACCGCTGGGCGACGGTCGGCTTGAAGAACAAGGACTACGGCACGCTGTCGGCCGGACGCATGCTGTGGATCTCGAACGGCGTCTGGGACTTCGACCCGTTCGTCCAGGAAGCGTGGTCGTCGGCGTCGCTGGTGCGAGGCCGCAACTGGCCGCAGACCAGCAACAACATTCGCTACCAGTCGCCGGTGGTGGGTGGCTTCGACGTCGAACTGCGGATGTCGCTCGGCAACCAGACCAACTTCAACCAGGGCGCGGTCGGCAGCTATGGGCGCTCGACGGGTGCGCAGTTGACGTACACCAACTCGCTGTTCCAGATCCGCGGCCTGTATGACGAACTGCGCGATTCGAATGGCCGGTTCTCGGACCTGTTCAACTATTCGAAGGAATACGTCGTCGCGGCCAATGTCTTCCTGGGCTCGTTCAAGCTGCAGGGTGCCTACACGCACATGATGGCGGGCGACGTCACGACCGCGGGCGCCGCGACGGCAGCCGACCACGAATGGCTGGGCCTGACCTACCAGGTCAATCCGGTCGTCGCGGTGACCGTGGGTGGGTTCCACATCAACGCCAACGGCAACCCGGCGCAGGGCGGCGGTGCCGCGACGATCTACGAAGTGGGTGGCACCTATAACCTGTCGAAGCGCACGTTCCTGTACCTGACGGGTGCGCAGGCGCGCAATACGTCGAACGCGACCTACGGTCTGGGCGCCAATTCCGTCGGTTCGGCCGACAACGCGCTGCCGGGTCACACGCAGACCGGCTTCTACGCCGGTATCAACCACACGTTCTGA
- the hpnH gene encoding adenosyl-hopene transferase HpnH: MGIPFLQKAYVGAYVMKQHLTRQRRYPLVLMLEPLFRCNLACSGCGKIDYPDEILNQRISVADCLQAVDDCGAPVVSIAGGEPLLHKGLPEVVRGIVARKKFVYLCTNALLMEKKIDDYEPSPFFVWSIHLDGDQKMHDKSVCQDGVYDRAVAAIKLAKQKGFRVNINCTLFNDADPEKVAAFFDETKRLGIDGITVSPGYAYERAPDQQHFLNREKTKTLFRDILRRGRGGRDWAFSQSTMFLDFLAGNQTYHCTPWGNPTRTVFGWQKPCYLLGEGYAKTYRELMDDTNWDNYGTGNYEKCADCMVHSGFEATAVKDTIAHPLKALGVSLRGVRTEGKLAPDIPLDNQRPADFVFSKHVEIKLEEIKLAKPAKAKPKAVAETLV, translated from the coding sequence GTGGGAATCCCGTTTTTGCAGAAGGCGTACGTTGGCGCCTATGTAATGAAGCAACACCTCACCCGCCAGCGACGCTATCCGCTGGTTCTGATGCTCGAACCCCTGTTTCGCTGCAATCTGGCCTGTTCCGGCTGCGGCAAGATCGACTATCCCGATGAAATCCTGAACCAGCGAATCTCGGTCGCGGACTGCCTGCAGGCGGTCGACGACTGCGGCGCGCCGGTGGTGTCGATCGCCGGCGGCGAGCCGCTGCTGCACAAGGGACTGCCGGAAGTCGTTCGCGGCATCGTCGCGCGCAAGAAATTCGTCTATCTCTGCACGAACGCGCTGCTGATGGAAAAGAAGATCGACGACTACGAGCCGAGCCCGTTCTTCGTCTGGTCGATCCATCTCGACGGCGACCAGAAGATGCACGACAAGTCGGTGTGCCAGGACGGCGTCTACGACCGTGCGGTCGCCGCCATCAAGCTGGCGAAGCAGAAGGGGTTCCGCGTCAACATCAATTGCACGCTGTTCAACGACGCGGATCCCGAGAAAGTGGCCGCGTTCTTCGACGAGACGAAGCGTCTCGGCATCGACGGCATCACCGTCTCGCCGGGCTATGCGTACGAGCGCGCGCCCGACCAGCAGCATTTCCTGAATCGGGAAAAGACCAAGACGCTGTTCCGCGACATCCTGCGGCGCGGCCGCGGCGGGCGCGACTGGGCCTTCAGCCAGTCCACCATGTTCCTCGATTTCCTCGCCGGCAATCAGACCTATCACTGCACGCCGTGGGGCAACCCGACGCGCACCGTGTTCGGCTGGCAGAAGCCGTGCTATCTGCTGGGCGAGGGCTATGCGAAAACCTATCGCGAGTTGATGGACGACACGAACTGGGACAATTACGGCACCGGCAATTACGAAAAATGCGCCGATTGCATGGTCCACAGCGGCTTCGAGGCCACCGCCGTCAAGGATACGATCGCGCATCCGTTGAAGGCGCTGGGCGTGAGCCTGCGCGGCGTTCGCACCGAAGGCAAGCTGGCGCCGGACATTCCGCTGGACAACCAGCGCCCGGCCGATTTCGTCTTCTCCAAGCATGTCGAGATCAAGCTCGAGGAAATCAAGCTGGCCAAGCCCGCCAAGGCGAAGCCCAAGGCTGTCGCCGAAACCCTCGTCTGA
- a CDS encoding SMP-30/gluconolactonase/LRE family protein: MKAIAKPAGLAVDARHALGEGAHWAHHEAALYWTDIEGARLWRHTPATGVTDDWAMPERLATFAICEDARFVLLGLASGLAFFEPASGVVRPITDIEPGLNTRLNDGKCDRAGNFVFGMKDEAAPPQPVGGFYRLNADLRVERLPLPAAAIANSIAFSPDGGTMYYCDSATRTIRCCDYAPDALPTADRLFVRLGDARGEPDGAAVDADGGLWSAHWGGACVVRYDASGHETERLAVPTTQPTCVAFGGPLLDTLYVTSARIDLDAATLASEPHAGGVFAAVPGRRGLADTRFQGMPR, translated from the coding sequence ATGAAGGCAATCGCGAAACCCGCCGGGCTGGCGGTGGATGCGCGCCATGCGCTGGGCGAAGGCGCGCATTGGGCGCACCACGAGGCGGCGCTCTACTGGACCGATATCGAAGGCGCGCGCTTGTGGCGGCACACCCCCGCCACCGGCGTCACCGACGACTGGGCGATGCCCGAACGCCTGGCGACGTTCGCGATATGCGAGGACGCCCGCTTCGTGCTGCTCGGCCTGGCGTCCGGACTGGCGTTCTTCGAACCGGCGAGCGGCGTCGTGCGTCCCATCACCGACATCGAACCCGGACTGAATACGCGCCTGAACGACGGCAAGTGCGACCGCGCGGGGAACTTCGTGTTCGGCATGAAGGACGAGGCGGCGCCGCCGCAACCCGTCGGCGGCTTCTACCGCCTGAACGCGGACCTGCGCGTCGAACGGCTGCCGCTGCCGGCCGCGGCGATCGCCAACAGCATCGCCTTCAGCCCCGATGGCGGCACGATGTACTACTGCGACTCGGCGACGCGCACGATCCGTTGCTGCGATTACGCGCCCGATGCGCTGCCCACCGCGGACCGTCTGTTCGTGCGCCTTGGCGACGCCCGCGGCGAACCCGACGGCGCGGCCGTCGATGCCGATGGCGGCCTGTGGAGCGCGCATTGGGGCGGGGCCTGCGTGGTGCGCTACGACGCCAGCGGCCACGAAACCGAACGGCTCGCCGTGCCCACCACCCAGCCGACCTGCGTCGCCTTCGGCGGTCCGCTGCTCGACACCCTGTACGTGACCAGCGCGCGCATCGACCTGGACGCCGCGACGCTGGCCAGCGAACCGCACGCCGGCGGCGTCTTCGCCGCGGTGCCAGGGCGCCGCGGACTGGCCGACACCCGGTTCCAGGGCATGCCGCGCTGA
- a CDS encoding IclR family transcriptional regulator, whose protein sequence is MPSTLASPAEASSSPGHAVMPTGAPAVLDTARLQSGTQTLLRGLAILEASAAGAHDLKTLGALLGTTRSTTHRLVSSLVHARYLRLGPDGIALGPRLIELGAVALEQMPLTTVALPHLQSLAAATHDTVHLGVRDGNDVLYIHKIAGTRGLEMRSRIGHRMPLATTGIGRALMLDLSPEEWARLQGIADAGQGAGEDTERVAGDAAGRVRRTDATDAADDAARHDAGIYAHRMSQYAARGCALDIEDNEPSICCVAAPVRDATDRIVAAISVASTAHYMTPERMEQLIPVVQQHGRAISEELGWRAPAGNRTIRR, encoded by the coding sequence ATGCCAAGCACGCTCGCCTCCCCCGCCGAGGCGTCCTCTTCCCCGGGTCATGCCGTGATGCCGACGGGCGCGCCGGCAGTGCTCGACACCGCTCGCCTGCAGTCAGGCACGCAGACACTCCTGCGCGGCCTCGCCATTCTCGAAGCCAGCGCCGCTGGCGCCCACGATCTCAAGACCCTCGGCGCGCTGCTTGGCACCACGCGCAGCACCACGCACCGGCTGGTCTCCAGCCTGGTGCACGCGCGCTACCTGCGGCTTGGCCCGGACGGCATCGCCCTCGGGCCCCGTCTGATCGAACTGGGCGCCGTCGCGCTCGAGCAGATGCCGCTGACCACCGTGGCGCTGCCGCATCTGCAGTCCCTGGCCGCGGCCACGCACGATACCGTGCATCTGGGCGTGCGCGACGGCAACGACGTGCTCTATATCCACAAGATCGCCGGCACGCGCGGCCTGGAGATGCGCTCGCGCATCGGCCACCGGATGCCGCTGGCGACCACCGGCATCGGCCGCGCGCTGATGCTCGACCTGTCGCCGGAGGAATGGGCTCGCCTGCAGGGGATCGCCGATGCCGGCCAGGGTGCGGGCGAAGATACGGAACGGGTTGCGGGCGATGCTGCCGGACGTGTCCGCCGAACGGACGCCACGGACGCCGCAGATGACGCAGCGCGGCACGATGCGGGTATCTACGCGCATCGCATGAGCCAGTACGCCGCGCGCGGCTGCGCGCTCGACATCGAGGACAACGAGCCGTCGATCTGCTGCGTGGCCGCGCCGGTGCGGGACGCCACGGACCGGATCGTCGCGGCGATCAGCGTCGCGAGCACCGCGCATTACATGACGCCGGAACGCATGGAGCAGCTGATCCCGGTCGTCCAGCAGCACGGCCGGGCGATTTCCGAGGAACTTGGCTGGCGCGCGCCGGCCGGCAACCGGACGATCCGGCGATGA
- a CDS encoding SDR family NAD(P)-dependent oxidoreductase, which produces MSSLPPAHASAEPLVAANGGQYPSLVDRAVLITGGATGIGESLVAHFAQQGARVGFVDIADAAAADLLGRLGEVRHTPVYAHCDLTDIDALRHAVDTLRASLGPISVLVNNAANDVRHAVDTVTSTSWDAGIAVNLKHQFFAAQAVIGDMKQLGGGSIINFGSISWKLKQGGMPVYTTSKAAVQGLTRSLARDFGPFNVRVNTIVPGWVMTDKQIRLWVDATSKDEIARGQCINRDLMPADIACMALFLAADDSRMCTAQDFVVDGGWV; this is translated from the coding sequence ATGTCCTCACTTCCCCCCGCCCACGCGTCGGCCGAACCCCTCGTCGCGGCGAATGGCGGCCAGTATCCGAGTCTCGTCGACCGCGCCGTGCTGATCACCGGCGGCGCCACCGGCATCGGCGAATCGCTGGTCGCGCACTTCGCGCAGCAAGGCGCGCGCGTCGGTTTCGTCGACATCGCCGACGCGGCCGCCGCCGACCTGCTCGGCCGTCTCGGCGAGGTGCGTCACACGCCCGTCTACGCCCACTGCGACCTCACCGACATCGACGCCCTGCGGCACGCCGTCGACACCCTGCGCGCCAGCCTGGGACCGATCTCGGTGCTGGTCAACAACGCCGCGAACGATGTGCGCCATGCCGTGGACACCGTGACGTCGACGTCCTGGGACGCCGGCATCGCCGTCAACCTGAAGCACCAGTTCTTCGCCGCGCAGGCGGTCATCGGCGACATGAAGCAGCTCGGCGGCGGCTCGATCATCAATTTCGGCTCGATCAGCTGGAAGCTCAAACAGGGCGGCATGCCCGTCTACACCACTTCGAAAGCGGCCGTGCAGGGCCTCACCCGCAGCCTCGCGCGCGATTTCGGCCCGTTCAACGTGCGCGTCAACACGATCGTGCCGGGCTGGGTGATGACCGACAAGCAGATCCGCCTGTGGGTGGACGCCACCAGCAAGGACGAGATCGCCCGCGGGCAATGCATCAATCGCGACCTGATGCCCGCGGACATTGCCTGCATGGCGCTTTTCCTGGCGGCCGACGACAGCAGGATGTGCACCGCGCAGGACTTCGTCGTCGATGGCGGCTGGGTATGA
- a CDS encoding 2-dehydro-3-deoxygalactonokinase, translated as MSGRVDTPRPSTPAGNPSASSAIAGEAALIGLDWGTSSLRAYLFDRHGRTLAERALGYGIMRLPPSTAQTADDADGGAPAVADRTDASRTDADKTAFDRALDLACGDWRDAAPTLPMLACGMVGSAQGWREVPYVERPAGAAQLAAGLGRVTTARGTPLHIVPGVIRRGALPNVMRGEETQVIGALHPDDATVRLIGLPGTHAKWALVRAARIDDFATFMTGEVFHALSTHTILGRTMTTPAVPDTTAFLRGVDVAREQSDAGMLSTIFTSRTLGLTGELRADQQPDYLSGLLIGHELAGLAAVLRANDANDVAHLGLAAARPGRVPATALAGLAPTLIGDAALCTRYRLALSRFGCDAVGLAPHAAPHGLWRIATAAGLVPEAAPLTSIGSPA; from the coding sequence ATGAGCGGCCGCGTCGACACGCCGCGTCCTTCGACGCCCGCCGGGAACCCTTCCGCGTCGTCCGCCATCGCCGGCGAAGCGGCGCTGATCGGCCTGGACTGGGGCACCTCGTCGCTGCGCGCCTATCTTTTCGACCGGCACGGCCGCACGCTCGCCGAACGCGCGCTGGGCTACGGGATCATGCGCCTGCCGCCGTCCACCGCGCAGACCGCCGACGATGCGGACGGCGGTGCACCCGCCGTCGCCGACAGGACCGACGCCAGCAGGACCGACGCCGACAAGACCGCCTTCGACCGGGCGCTCGATCTCGCCTGCGGCGACTGGCGCGATGCGGCGCCCACGCTGCCGATGCTGGCCTGCGGCATGGTCGGCAGCGCGCAGGGCTGGCGCGAAGTGCCCTACGTCGAGCGGCCCGCCGGCGCCGCGCAGCTTGCCGCCGGCCTGGGCCGGGTGACGACGGCCCGGGGCACACCCCTGCATATCGTGCCGGGCGTGATCCGGCGCGGCGCCCTGCCCAATGTGATGCGCGGCGAGGAAACCCAGGTCATCGGCGCGCTGCACCCGGACGACGCCACGGTGCGGCTGATCGGTCTGCCCGGCACGCATGCGAAATGGGCGCTGGTCCGCGCGGCGCGAATCGACGATTTCGCGACCTTCATGACCGGCGAGGTGTTTCATGCGCTGTCGACCCACACGATTCTCGGCCGCACGATGACGACGCCCGCCGTGCCCGATACCACGGCCTTCCTGCGCGGCGTCGACGTCGCGCGCGAGCAGTCCGACGCCGGCATGCTGTCGACGATATTCACCTCCCGCACGCTCGGCCTCACCGGCGAATTGCGCGCCGACCAGCAACCCGACTATCTGTCAGGACTGCTGATCGGCCATGAACTGGCCGGCCTGGCGGCGGTACTGCGCGCCAACGACGCGAACGATGTCGCCCATCTCGGCCTGGCCGCGGCCCGCCCCGGCAGGGTGCCGGCAACGGCACTGGCCGGACTGGCCCCCACGTTGATCGGCGATGCGGCGCTCTGCACGCGTTACCGGCTCGCGCTGAGCCGCTTCGGCTGCGACGCCGTCGGACTCGCGCCACATGCCGCGCCCCACGGCTTGTGGCGCATCGCGACCGCCGCCGGCCTGGTGCCGGAAGCGGCCCCGCTTACTTCCATCGGATCTCCGGCATGA
- a CDS encoding 2-dehydro-3-deoxy-6-phosphogalactonate aldolase encodes MTVSLLTHPVVDTRLRQGLDACPLIAILRGITPPDAVAVAQALYTAGFRVIEVPLNSPQPFDSIAAIAAALPADACIGAGTVLEPALVDKVAAAGGALIVMPHGDPDVIRAAKSAGLACAPGVATPTEAFAALRAGADVLKMFPAEQLGPVVVKAWRAVIPRTVALLPVGGITPETMAVFTAAGASGFGLGSALYRPGDTAEQVAANAAAFIQAL; translated from the coding sequence ATGACCGTTTCCCTGCTGACACACCCCGTCGTCGATACCCGCCTCAGGCAAGGGCTCGACGCCTGCCCGCTCATCGCGATCCTGCGCGGCATCACGCCGCCCGACGCGGTCGCCGTCGCCCAGGCACTGTACACGGCCGGCTTTCGCGTGATCGAAGTGCCGTTGAACTCCCCCCAGCCGTTCGACAGCATCGCCGCGATCGCCGCCGCCTTGCCGGCCGACGCGTGCATCGGCGCGGGCACCGTGCTCGAACCGGCGCTGGTGGACAAGGTCGCGGCGGCGGGCGGCGCGCTGATCGTCATGCCGCACGGCGACCCCGACGTGATACGCGCGGCGAAAAGCGCGGGCCTGGCCTGCGCGCCCGGCGTCGCCACGCCCACCGAAGCGTTCGCCGCGTTGCGTGCCGGCGCGGACGTGCTGAAGATGTTCCCCGCGGAACAGCTCGGGCCGGTGGTCGTCAAGGCGTGGCGCGCGGTGATCCCGCGCACGGTCGCGCTGCTGCCGGTCGGCGGCATCACGCCCGAGACCATGGCCGTGTTCACCGCCGCGGGCGCGAGCGGCTTCGGCCTCGGCTCCGCGCTCTATCGCCCCGGCGACACCGCCGAACAGGTGGCCGCGAACGCCGCGGCCTTCATCCAGGCGCTGTGA
- a CDS encoding IlvD/Edd family dehydratase produces MSSDDTRQDPEQDPAQHPGQADPRTAGRPLRSQAWFGIEGKDGFIHRSWMKNQGIPHDAFDGRPVIGICNTWSELTPCNAHFRELAEYVKRGVRDAGGVPLEFPVMSLGETNLRPTAMLFRNLASMDVEESIRGNPIDGVILMVGCDKTTPALLMGAASCNVPAIAVSGGPMLNGRYRGKTLGSGTGVWQMSEAVRAGEMSKAAFVEAESCMNRSRGHCMTMGTASTMASMVEALGIGLPQNAAIPAVDARRQVLAQMAGRRIVDLVREDVTMDKILTRQAFENAIRVNAAIGGSTNAVVHLIALARRIGVPLSLDDWELGSNVPCLVNLQPSGEHLMEDFYYAGGLPVVLRRLAEAGLLHADALTVNGSTIGANVATAECFDENVITPFETPFKAHAGIAVLRGNLAPRGAVIKPSAASPHLLKHRGRAVVFENIEELHARVDDETLDIDEHCVMVLKGAGPRGYPGFAEVGNMPLPAKVLRRGITDMVRISDGRMSGTAYGAVVLHVAPESAAGGPLALVRTGDIIDLDVAARRLHLEVDEEELQRRRAEWSPPPLPERGYYRLYVDHVLQADEGCDLDFLVGGSGAAVPRDSH; encoded by the coding sequence ATGAGCAGCGACGATACCAGGCAGGACCCGGAGCAAGACCCCGCGCAACACCCCGGGCAGGCCGACCCGCGAACCGCCGGCAGGCCCCTGCGCAGTCAGGCATGGTTCGGCATCGAGGGCAAGGATGGCTTCATTCATCGTTCGTGGATGAAGAACCAGGGCATTCCGCACGACGCCTTCGATGGCCGTCCGGTGATCGGGATCTGCAATACGTGGTCCGAACTGACGCCCTGCAATGCGCATTTCCGCGAACTCGCCGAGTATGTCAAACGCGGCGTGCGCGATGCCGGCGGCGTGCCGCTGGAATTCCCGGTGATGTCGCTGGGCGAGACCAATCTGCGGCCCACCGCGATGCTGTTCCGCAATCTCGCCTCGATGGACGTGGAGGAATCGATCCGCGGCAACCCGATCGACGGCGTGATCCTGATGGTCGGATGCGACAAGACCACGCCCGCGCTGCTGATGGGTGCGGCGTCGTGCAACGTGCCGGCGATCGCGGTCTCGGGCGGCCCCATGCTCAATGGCCGCTACCGCGGCAAGACGCTCGGTTCCGGCACCGGCGTCTGGCAGATGTCGGAAGCGGTGCGCGCGGGCGAAATGAGCAAGGCGGCGTTCGTGGAAGCCGAGTCGTGCATGAACCGCTCGCGCGGTCACTGCATGACGATGGGCACCGCGTCGACGATGGCGTCGATGGTCGAGGCGCTGGGCATCGGCCTGCCGCAGAACGCGGCGATTCCCGCGGTCGACGCGCGCCGCCAGGTGCTCGCGCAGATGGCCGGACGACGCATCGTCGATCTGGTGCGCGAGGACGTGACGATGGACAAGATCCTCACGCGCCAGGCATTCGAGAACGCCATCCGGGTGAACGCCGCGATCGGCGGCTCGACCAACGCTGTGGTGCATCTGATCGCGCTCGCGCGGCGCATCGGCGTCCCGCTGTCGCTGGACGACTGGGAACTCGGCTCGAACGTGCCCTGCCTGGTCAACCTGCAACCGTCCGGCGAACATCTGATGGAGGATTTCTACTATGCCGGCGGCCTGCCGGTCGTGCTGCGGCGGCTGGCCGAGGCCGGCCTGCTGCATGCGGATGCGTTGACCGTCAATGGCAGCACGATCGGCGCGAATGTCGCCACCGCCGAATGCTTCGACGAAAACGTCATCACGCCGTTCGAGACGCCGTTCAAGGCGCATGCCGGCATCGCCGTGCTGCGCGGCAACCTCGCGCCGCGCGGCGCCGTGATCAAGCCCTCGGCGGCCAGCCCCCATCTGCTCAAGCATCGCGGGCGGGCCGTGGTGTTCGAGAACATCGAGGAACTGCATGCGCGCGTGGACGACGAGACGCTCGACATCGACGAGCATTGCGTGATGGTGCTCAAGGGCGCCGGGCCGCGCGGCTATCCGGGGTTCGCGGAGGTCGGCAACATGCCGCTGCCGGCGAAGGTGCTGCGGCGCGGCATTACCGATATGGTTCGGATATCTGACGGTCGGATGAGCGGCACCGCGTATGGCGCGGTGGTGCTGCACGTGGCGCCCGAATCCGCCGCCGGCGGGCCGCTCGCGCTGGTGCGCACCGGCGACATCATCGACCTCGACGTGGCGGCGCGACGCCTGCATCTCGAGGTCGACGAGGAGGAACTGCAACGCCGCCGCGCCGAATGGTCGCCTCCGCCCCTGCCCGAGCGCGGCTATTACCGGCTCTACGTCGACCACGTGCTCCAGGCCGACGAAGGGTGCGATCTCGATTTTCTGGTCGGCGGCAGCGGCGCGGCGGTGCCGCGCGACTCGCATTGA
- a CDS encoding Fur family transcriptional regulator, whose amino-acid sequence MANDPHAALHALDDAPGHVAHFSKTTSAIDAELALADGYCQRRGERLTPIRRKVLELLLTSGKATKAYTLLDEMRKVHAGSAPPTVYRALDFLLSMGLVHRVESINAFAACHDLTHCHHGMLLVCQRCGAINELHEPEIERALLDKITDSGYRLATDAAELKGICPACQRSEAEGGANEATVQATKRPSLIV is encoded by the coding sequence ATGGCAAATGACCCCCACGCCGCCCTGCATGCCCTGGATGACGCACCCGGCCATGTGGCGCACTTTTCCAAGACGACTTCGGCGATCGATGCCGAACTGGCGCTGGCGGACGGCTACTGCCAGCGTCGCGGAGAGCGTCTCACGCCGATCCGGCGCAAGGTGCTCGAATTGCTGCTGACATCCGGCAAGGCGACGAAGGCGTATACACTGCTTGACGAGATGCGCAAGGTGCATGCGGGATCGGCACCGCCAACCGTTTACCGGGCGCTCGACTTCCTGTTGTCCATGGGACTCGTGCACCGTGTCGAGTCCATCAATGCCTTTGCCGCCTGCCATGACCTGACGCATTGCCATCACGGCATGTTGCTGGTGTGCCAGCGCTGCGGTGCGATCAACGAGCTGCACGAGCCGGAAATCGAACGGGCATTGCTCGACAAGATCACGGACTCGGGCTACCGGCTCGCGACCGACGCCGCCGAGCTCAAGGGCATTTGCCCCGCCTGCCAGCGTAGCGAGGCCGAGGGCGGCGCGAACGAGGCCACCGTGCAGGCGACGAAGCGTCCTTCCCTGATCGTCTAA